The genomic segment CTCAGGATCATCCCGTCGAACAGGAAGGCGCGCGCGCCGCGGCTGATCAGCTCGCGTTCGTGCGCCGGGTCGCCGTCGGTCTGGTCGATCAGGACGTTGTAGCCGTGCTCCCGGGCCGGCGGGATGATGGCCTGCAGCAACTCGGAGAAGTACGGCGTGTCGAGGTAGGGCACGACCACCGCGATCTGCCCGGAGCGCCCACGCGCGAGGTTGCGGGCCAGCACGTTCGGCCGGTAGTTGACCTCGAGGAGAGCCCGCTCCACCTTCTGCCGCGTGTGCTCGGTGACCCGCGCGTAGCCGTTCACCACGTTCGACACCGTCCGGGCGGACACACCCGCGACCCGTGCGACATCACGCAGAGTAGCGTCCCGCATGACCACTCCCCCATCCGGACCTTGCCTCCGGTCCGGCCCGGCGGCCCTGCGGGAAGTGTGCACGTCAGGTCCTGGCCACAACAACCGGACCGGCCACTGGACCGCCTGATGCCGCGACAGCGGGCCTTGCAGCGCGGCAAAGCGAGATGCATACTGTTTTGCAGCGCAGCAATCCGGTTCCACGGCGGCAGCAACGGTCGGTTCGCCAGAGTCTGCCCCATCTCGGCACGCAGTCCTCACCGGTACTCGGCGACAGCTGGACGGGTCGCCACCCGACTCCGCTCTTCGCGAATTGATCACTTTCCGTGATGTCGGCTGCCCGCCTCCGGGTGGCAGGCCCGAGCGAAAGGCGCTGCTCCATGCCAGCGATCAAGTGCTTGAGAAAGGCGGCGTCGGTCCTCGCCGCCGCCGGTCTGCTCGCGGTCACGGCCTGCGCCGGCGAGCCGGACGGCGGGCCGGTGACCGTGTCGGTGTGGGCGTGGTACCCGGAGTTCCAGGGCGTGGTCGACGCGTTCAACGCCTCCCACGACGACATCCAGGTGAAGTGGACCAACGTGGGCACCGGCCCGGACCAGTACGCCAAGTTGAAGACGGCGTTCACCGCCGGCACCGGAGCGCCGGACGTGGCGATGGTGGAGTTCCAGCAGATCCCCACCTTCCTCGTCCTCGACGCACTCGTCGACATGGGCCAGCACGGCGCGGGCGAGGACGAGCACCTCTACGCGGAATGGGCCTGGGGCCAGGCCACCGAGGGCGACAAGGTCTACGCCATCCCGGTCGACGGCGGCCCGATGGCGCTGATGTACCGCAAGGACCTCTTCGACCAGCACAAGATCCCGGTGCCGACGACCTGGGACGAGTACGCCACGGCCGCGGAGCGGATGAAGGCCGTCGACCCGAACGCGTTCATCGCGAGCTTCGGCAGCGATGGCGGGTGGCTCAACGGGCTCATGTGGCAGGCCGGCTGCCGGCCCTATGGCTACTCGCTCACCGAGGCCAGGGACCGGGTCACGATCGACCTGACCAACCCGGCCTGCGAGAAGGTCATCGAATTCTACGGCGGCCTGATCGGGCGCGGCCTCATGGCCACGGATCCCTTCTTCACCGCCGACGCCACCGCGGCGCTGGACTCGGGCAAGTACTGGACGTGGGCGGCTGCCGGCTGGACCCCGGGCTACGTCGCCGGGTCACTGAAGAACACGGCGGGCAAGTGGGCGGTCGCACCGATGCCACAGTGGACGAAGGGCGCCGACGAGCAGGGCGACTGGGGCGGCTCGACGTTCACGGTGACCAAGCAGGCCGAGAACCCGGAGGCGGCGACCGTCGTCGCGCGTGAACTGTTCGGCACCTCGGACCAGGCCTGGGAAATCGGTCTGAACAAGGCGTTCCTCTACCCGCTGGTCAAGGACGTCGCCGCCGACCCCGCGTTCACCGGCAAGGCCTACGACTTCTTCGCCGGTCAGAAGGTGAACGAGATCTTCGTGCCGGTGTCGGAGAAGCTGGGCGACTTCAACTACACGCCGTTCCAGGACTTCGTGTTCGGCGAGCTCAACGACCGCTGCGCGGAAGCGGTCGCGGGCAAGCGGGGATGGGACACCGTGCTGTCGGCGACCCAGGAGAACGTCGTGAACTACGCGAAGCAGCAGGGCTTCACTGTCATCGAGCCGTCGTAGGAGCTTCCGTGACCCGACGGCGCCTGACCGACCACCCGGTGGCCGGGATCCTGTTCGTCCTGCCGTTCTTCCTCGTGGTGGTGGTGTTCCTGGTCGTGCCGCTCGGGTACGCGTTCTGGCTCAGCCTGTCCAGCAAGAGCCTCGCCCTCGGCACCCGGTTCACCGGCTTCGACAACTACGTACGCGCGTTCACCGACCCGATGCTGCTGGACGGCTTCCTGCGGGTGGTCGTGTTCGGCGCCGTCCAGATCCCGGTGATGCTGGGCATCGCACTCGTCGGCGCGCTCGCCCTCGACGCGATCACCACCCGGTTCGCGGTCGCGTTCCGCCTGATCGCGTTCATGCCCTACGCCGTTCCGGCCGTGCTCGGCGCACTCATGTGGGGGTTCCTGTACAGCAGGACGTTCGGGCCGTTCGCGGACCTGCCGACCGTGTTCGGTGGCGCGCCGGTCGACTTCTTCTCCGCCGGCCTGTTGCTCGCGTCGCTGGGCAACATCGTCACCTGGGCGTGGACCGGCTACAACATGATCGTGCTGTACTCGGCGCTGCAGGGCGTGCCGAGGGAGCTGTATGAGGCCGCGCTGATCGACGGTGCGTCCCAGATACAGCTCGCGTGGCGGATCAAGGTGCCCGCCATCAAGCAGGCGATCGCGCTCGCCACCGTATTCACCGTCATCGGGACCATGCAGTTCTTCGTCGAGCCGTACGTCATGTCGCGCTTCGCGCCGCAGATCTCGGCCGGCTACACCCCCAACCTCTACGCCTACAACCAGGCGTTCGCCTACTCGGATTTCCACTACTCGGCCACGAT from the Amycolatopsis magusensis genome contains:
- a CDS encoding ABC transporter substrate-binding protein gives rise to the protein MPAIKCLRKAASVLAAAGLLAVTACAGEPDGGPVTVSVWAWYPEFQGVVDAFNASHDDIQVKWTNVGTGPDQYAKLKTAFTAGTGAPDVAMVEFQQIPTFLVLDALVDMGQHGAGEDEHLYAEWAWGQATEGDKVYAIPVDGGPMALMYRKDLFDQHKIPVPTTWDEYATAAERMKAVDPNAFIASFGSDGGWLNGLMWQAGCRPYGYSLTEARDRVTIDLTNPACEKVIEFYGGLIGRGLMATDPFFTADATAALDSGKYWTWAAAGWTPGYVAGSLKNTAGKWAVAPMPQWTKGADEQGDWGGSTFTVTKQAENPEAATVVARELFGTSDQAWEIGLNKAFLYPLVKDVAADPAFTGKAYDFFAGQKVNEIFVPVSEKLGDFNYTPFQDFVFGELNDRCAEAVAGKRGWDTVLSATQENVVNYAKQQGFTVIEPS
- a CDS encoding carbohydrate ABC transporter permease, whose product is MTRRRLTDHPVAGILFVLPFFLVVVVFLVVPLGYAFWLSLSSKSLALGTRFTGFDNYVRAFTDPMLLDGFLRVVVFGAVQIPVMLGIALVGALALDAITTRFAVAFRLIAFMPYAVPAVLGALMWGFLYSRTFGPFADLPTVFGGAPVDFFSAGLLLASLGNIVTWAWTGYNMIVLYSALQGVPRELYEAALIDGASQIQLAWRIKVPAIKQAIALATVFTVIGTMQFFVEPYVMSRFAPQISAGYTPNLYAYNQAFAYSDFHYSATISFTLGFVVFVAAYAFVLVSRRRRGDS